From the Sphingobium sp. RAC03 genome, the window CCGCCTCGGCCTCACCCCGCTCCGCCGCGCCGGCTCCCCCGAAGAAGTCGCCGCGACCGCGCTCTATTTGGCCAGCGACGCAGGCGGCTTCACCACCGGCCAGACGATCGTGGTCGATGGCGGCACACTGATTTCCGACGGCAGCTGATTACCCTGCCACCACCCGCTGATCGATGACACCGAAGGGTGACGCCCCCTCGCCCGCGCGCATCGCGACGCGGCTGCCGAAGGGGAGGAAGGATGTTTTGGGCGCGCCATGGGCGATGATTTCGATCGCGCGGCGTTCGGACAGGCAGGTCGAGCCTACCGTCTCATGCTCCGCATTGGACACGGTGCCGGAGCCAATGATCGTGCCGGCCGGCAGCGAGCGCGAACGGGCGGCGTGGGCGATCAGTTCGTGGAAGCCATAGGCCATCGCCGCGCCATTGGGATGACCGAACCATTCCCCATCCACCTCGACTGTCAGCGGCAGGCAGACGCGGCCATCGCGCCAGGCATCGCCAAGGGCATCGGGCGTCACTGCGAACGGCGCAACGCTGCAGGCGGGCTTGGCCTGTATCCAGCCAAAGCCGGTCTTCATCTCCACCGGCGCGATCGCGCGCAGCGACCAGTCGTTGATCAGGACAACCAACCGGACATGGCCAAGGGCATCGGCGGCGCAGCAGCCCATCGGCACGTCATCGGTGATGACGCCGAACTCGCCCTCGAAATCGATGCCGTCCGCTTCGCTGGGGAAAGGCACATCATCGGTCGGCGCGATGAACTGGTGGCTCATGCCCTGATACATGAGCGGCAGGTCGGTTTCGATCGGCGGCATGTTGAACGCCGTTTCCATCAATTTGGCGTGATTGGTAAAGGCCGACCCGTCCAACCATTGCCAGGCGCGCGGCAGGGGCGCGGCGAAATCGTCGGGTGTAACCACTTCGCCCGACGCTGCCGCCTTGACGGCTGCGGTCAGCGCGTCCTGCGCCGCGTCCCAATCGTCCAGCGCCGCCTGCAGCGTGGCATAGCCCTTGACCTGTGCGACCCGCGCGCCATCGTCGCTGACCGCTACCAGCGTGCCGTCACGGCCTCCGCGCTTCAATGTTGCCAGACGCATTGCTCAACTCCCCTGAAAAAATCGGCGACGGCGGGATCATGGCCCGCCGTCGCATTCACCCTATTGAGACGATACGTCGCTTAACCCGCGTGACCGCTCAGCGTGTCGGCGAACCAGTCGGCGATATAGTCGCAGCCAAAGCTCATATTGTCGGCGCCGACATGCTCGACCCCGCCTTCCCGCTCGGTGAACAGCTTGAGTTCGCGGCGTAGCGAGTTGACGAGCTGGTCATAGCAATCCTGCGCATAATCGACGCTGATCTGCCGGTCCTTCGCGCCATGGGTGACCAGGAAGGGAACCTTGACGCCATCCATATGGCCGCCGTTCAGGTTCATGTCCTTCGCCTTTTCCAGGAAGTCTTCCATGGTGTCGGCACCAAAGGCCCACATGACATGCGCCCAATAATGGGGGACGGGATTTTCGCCTTCCCGGTTCAGCCGCTTCTGCTGCACCTCTGCCCAATTATGATTCGCGCCCCAGCAGGCGCCGCTGGCGAAGCGCGGTTCATAGGCGACGGCGCGCGGCGCGAAATGGCCGCCCAGCGAAATGCCGGTCATACCGATGCGCTTGGGATCGGCATCAGCCTGGGTTTCCAGCCAGTCGATCGCCTTGCTTGCCCAATTTTCGCTATGCGGATCGACCGGCAGATTCTGCAAGCGCAACGCCTCGCCGCTGCCCGGCTGATCGACGCTCAGCGTCGAAATGCCGCGCCGTGCCAGCGCTTCGGGCAAATTCGACCAATAGAGCAGTTCCTTGCAGCTATCGAGGCCATTGCAATAGACGACGACCGGATGCGGCCCTGGTCCCGCCGCACGGGTATAGAGCGCGGGCATCGTGCCCTGCGCCAGCGGGATTTCCACCCGCTCGCGGTTGATCTTGCCCAGTTCCGTCGAGCGATCGAAAATGTCGCGCGCCTTGGCATAGGTTGCTTCGCGGCCCGGAGCGCCATGGCCCTGCATCCGTTCGGCCACGAACAGATAGAGCGCCGCGCGCTCCATCTTGTCGGAGGCGGAGAAAGCGCGCCCGGCGGCGATGTCTTCATCGGCGAGGCCGATCAGCCGCTCGGCCATCGCGACCCACTGCGCCATGAACTGGGGCGTACCTGCGTCCGCGCCGGATGCCGCCGCGTCGCGGATCGGCTGGCACATATCGACGATTTCGCCGATCTTGCCGCCGCTTTCCAGCGCGATCGAAACCGACAGGTTCCAGATATAGTTGGGGAAATATTCAAACAAAGCCATGGCTTATACCTCTACTG encodes:
- a CDS encoding fumarylacetoacetate hydrolase family protein — its product is MRLATLKRGGRDGTLVAVSDDGARVAQVKGYATLQAALDDWDAAQDALTAAVKAAASGEVVTPDDFAAPLPRAWQWLDGSAFTNHAKLMETAFNMPPIETDLPLMYQGMSHQFIAPTDDVPFPSEADGIDFEGEFGVITDDVPMGCCAADALGHVRLVVLINDWSLRAIAPVEMKTGFGWIQAKPACSVAPFAVTPDALGDAWRDGRVCLPLTVEVDGEWFGHPNGAAMAYGFHELIAHAARSRSLPAGTIIGSGTVSNAEHETVGSTCLSERRAIEIIAHGAPKTSFLPFGSRVAMRAGEGASPFGVIDQRVVAG
- a CDS encoding alpha/beta hydrolase family protein, giving the protein MALFEYFPNYIWNLSVSIALESGGKIGEIVDMCQPIRDAAASGADAGTPQFMAQWVAMAERLIGLADEDIAAGRAFSASDKMERAALYLFVAERMQGHGAPGREATYAKARDIFDRSTELGKINRERVEIPLAQGTMPALYTRAAGPGPHPVVVYCNGLDSCKELLYWSNLPEALARRGISTLSVDQPGSGEALRLQNLPVDPHSENWASKAIDWLETQADADPKRIGMTGISLGGHFAPRAVAYEPRFASGACWGANHNWAEVQQKRLNREGENPVPHYWAHVMWAFGADTMEDFLEKAKDMNLNGGHMDGVKVPFLVTHGAKDRQISVDYAQDCYDQLVNSLRRELKLFTEREGGVEHVGADNMSFGCDYIADWFADTLSGHAG